The nucleotide sequence GGAAGTCAAACAAAGCCAGAAGACGAGATGGTCTTGATATTCTAAAAAGGGACGAAGGGAATCAAGTCCCATGTATGGAGAAAGTGTAAGACTGTCGACCTGCAGATCCCCGAAATAATAACGCGCATATTGTCTGGCCGTATTGTCCAAATCCCCTCGTTTGATATCGGCAACGATGGGTATCCGAGGATAATTGCTTTTGAGATGACCGATTACCTTTTCGAACTGCCTGATTCCTTCCGAACCAAAAACCTCGAAGAATGCGATGTTCGGCTTGTATGCGACCGCGTATTGAGACGTAGCGTCGATGATCTCGCGACAAAAATGTACAAGAGGTTCCGGTCCACGTTTGATCGTCTCGGGAAGTTTGCAATAGTCGGGATCAAGTCCCACACAAAGAAGAGATTTGAGAGATTGGCTCCGGGTCAGGAATTTACTTTGAAAATTCATTGCCCCTCCCCGGATAAACGATCTTTATTTGCGAACGATATGTTTCTGAGCAAACTGTGGAAGCACAAATGCCGCCTTATGCATTTCGGCGGAATAATACTTCAATCCTTGTGGAACTCTCTTAGGATCGGGAACCACCGTATAAGGATCCGGACCTTTGGAACAATACGTAAACCCGATGATCCCGGAAGGATACGTCGGTACCACGGTGAAGTAATAACCACAGTGATTGAAAATTTCCGGAATGAAATTGAACAACTCACGAATGATCGGACCGTGATAGTAAAAACTTTCCCCTTGCGTTGTGCAGATCCCGCCTTCTTTTAAGCAGTTCGCCATCGTTTCGTAGAAAGGTCTTTTGAAAAGCACTTCCGCCGGACCGACCGGATCGGAAGAATCCACCATGATACAATCGAAGTAATTCTGATAGTCTTTCACGTATTTTGCGCCGTCTTCGTAGGCGTGTTTCACGCGAGGATCCTTCATCGCATTCGCGATTTCGGGAAAGTATTCGTAACAAACGTCGATCACACCCTTGTCGATTTCGCAAAGATGAACTTCTTTTACGGAAGGATGTTTGAGAACCTCACGAACGGTTCCTCCGTCCCCTCCTCCGATCACCAGAACTTTTTCCGGGTTCGGGTGGCTCATCATAGGAACGTGAACGATCATCTCGTGATACGCGAATTCGTCGGCTTCGGTCATCATGACCACTCCGTCGAGAGTGAACATTCTTCCGAAACCTACCGATTCAAATACGTCGATCTTTTGAAAAGGAGTCGTCCTGGAATGGAGGAACTCCTTAACCTTGATCTTGAGTGCGCGTCCGTTTTTAAGTTCTAATGCTTCGTCTAACCAGAGTTCCATCAATTTCCCTTAGAAGCGGTTGGTCACGGTGAGTCTCATCGCGCCGCCCTGGAAAAATTTACGGGTAAACTCGGAAGCCACCTTCGGATCGTAACATTTGCAAGAGAAGATATCAATGTAAGAAGTATTGGTATCGTTTGCAAAATGCGCCGAAATACAAGAAGTCTCGATCAATTGAAGCATGGAATATCCGGCGACTCTTTCGTCTTCACCGAAGTGAACCACGATGGTTTCACCGAAACGTTTCATTTCGATCAGTTCGCAGAGTTCTTCCACATAACGTTTGATCGCGTCCGCGTCACGGATGAGACCAGGGTCACAGGATTCTAAGTCGATCGACGTCAAAAGTCCCCAAGCGCCGTCTACGAAGGCAGGGTGCACTTTCAATTCTTCGTTTGCATCGATCTGAGATTGAATATAAGTCGGAAAATGTTTATGAAATCGAGTTCTAAAGTCATCCGCATTCTTTCCGGAAGAAAGAGCCAACTCCGGAGAATTCATCGCAGGGTGGAAGGTAACTTCTTCTCCGGCGGCGATATCTCTGAGAGCTACCAGAGTGATATCACCTTGGTAACCGCAGTTCGCGTCTTCTTTTTGACGAATGAGATAGATAGAATCGATTCCATCGTCGTGCAGAGGAGACACCAGATAAAAATCCTGATGCACTCTGTGCGGAGTAGACAACCCGGAAAGACCAGGCAATTCATTCTTATGAACAGCCTTCCCTCCCCAAACGGCTACGACTTCGCCGGCAGGAATCGGTTCTCTTGTGTAGAGGTACGTTTCTCCTGAATCGGTGGTTTGAATCTCAAGAGAATTTCTGAGATAAGAAAAACGGGTCACTAATTTTTGTGTTTCTCTGGTTTTCAGACTCATCGTCTTTACCTCTCTAAGTTAATATAATAAGGGCAAACTCCGCTTAGGAGCGAAGAAATGGATCCGCTTATGATAATTTGGGTGAAATGGGTGGAGACTTTAATTTCCAACTGGCTTGTGGTGCAGGTCTACGCCTAAGTTCAATAGACCACGTTTCATTTCCACAACGGAAATGCTTTTCGAGCCGAATTTCTCTTTCAGATAATCCAGGGCGGCCTGGTTATCAATGAGATCCCCACAGGTAAATACGTCTACGGCACAATAACCGTATTCGGGCCAGGTATGAATCGCGAAATGGGACTCACTAACAACAACCACGCCGCTCACTCCATACGGACTGAACCTATGAAAAACCGACTTAATCGTCGTGGCACCTGACAGGTCAACGGACTTT is from Leptospira stimsonii and encodes:
- the pyrF gene encoding orotidine-5'-phosphate decarboxylase, whose product is MNFQSKFLTRSQSLKSLLCVGLDPDYCKLPETIKRGPEPLVHFCREIIDATSQYAVAYKPNIAFFEVFGSEGIRQFEKVIGHLKSNYPRIPIVADIKRGDLDNTARQYARYYFGDLQVDSLTLSPYMGLDSLRPFLEYQDHLVFWLCLTSNPDSSQFQKKHFSETGRTLYEEVAYVANSISPTNLGFVVGATNPHELETLRKQNHDRIFLIPGFGAQGAKLEDLLPVCGTNSLINSSRGIHFASSGLDFATRAGLEAEKIHKSMQAYFSRS
- the speE gene encoding polyamine aminopropyltransferase, with protein sequence MELWLDEALELKNGRALKIKVKEFLHSRTTPFQKIDVFESVGFGRMFTLDGVVMMTEADEFAYHEMIVHVPMMSHPNPEKVLVIGGGDGGTVREVLKHPSVKEVHLCEIDKGVIDVCYEYFPEIANAMKDPRVKHAYEDGAKYVKDYQNYFDCIMVDSSDPVGPAEVLFKRPFYETMANCLKEGGICTTQGESFYYHGPIIRELFNFIPEIFNHCGYYFTVVPTYPSGIIGFTYCSKGPDPYTVVPDPKRVPQGLKYYSAEMHKAAFVLPQFAQKHIVRK
- a CDS encoding S-adenosylmethionine decarboxylase, whose translation is MSLKTRETQKLVTRFSYLRNSLEIQTTDSGETYLYTREPIPAGEVVAVWGGKAVHKNELPGLSGLSTPHRVHQDFYLVSPLHDDGIDSIYLIRQKEDANCGYQGDITLVALRDIAAGEEVTFHPAMNSPELALSSGKNADDFRTRFHKHFPTYIQSQIDANEELKVHPAFVDGAWGLLTSIDLESCDPGLIRDADAIKRYVEELCELIEMKRFGETIVVHFGEDERVAGYSMLQLIETSCISAHFANDTNTSYIDIFSCKCYDPKVASEFTRKFFQGGAMRLTVTNRF
- the speD gene encoding adenosylmethionine decarboxylase, encoding MNALGKHVIAEFYDCDYETINNHELVEDIMLKSVDLSGATTIKSVFHRFSPYGVSGVVVVSESHFAIHTWPEYGYCAVDVFTCGDLIDNQAALDYLKEKFGSKSISVVEMKRGLLNLGVDLHHKPVGN